In Saimiri boliviensis isolate mSaiBol1 chromosome 12, mSaiBol1.pri, whole genome shotgun sequence, one genomic interval encodes:
- the SEC24C gene encoding protein transport protein Sec24C isoform X2, with amino-acid sequence MNVNQSIPPVPPFGQPQPVYPGYHQSSYSGQSGSTAPTIPYGAYNGPVPGYQQTPPQGISRAPPSSGAPPASTAQAACGQVAYGQFGQGDVQNGPSSAVQMQRLPGSQPFGSPLAPVGNQPAVLQPYGPPPTSAQVTAQLAGMQISSAVAPAPPSSELGYGPPTSLASASGSFPNSGLYGSYPQGQASPVSQAQGHPGIQTPQRSAPSQASSFTPPASGGPRLPSVTGPLLPGQGFGAPSVSQPNHVSSPPPQALPPGTQMTGLLGPPPPMHSPQQPGYQPQQNGSFGSARGPQPNYGSPYPAAPTFGSQPGLPQPLPPKRLDPDAIPSPIQVIEDDRNNRGTEPFVTGVRGQVPPLVTTNFLVKDQGNASPRYIRCTSYNIPCTSDMAKQAQVPLAAVIKPLARLPPDEASPYVVDHGESGPLRCNRCKAYMCPFMQFIEGGRRFQCCFCSCINDVPPQYFQHLDHTGKRVDAYDRPELSLGSYEFLATVDYCKNNKFPSPPAFIFMIDVSYNAIRTGLVRLLCEELKSLLDFLPREGGAEESAIRVGFVTYNKVLHFYNVKSSLAQPQMMVVSDVADMFVPLLDGFLVNVNESRAVITSLLDQIPEMFADTRETETVFVPVIQAGIEALKAAECAGKLFLFHTSLPIAEAPGKLKNRDDRKLINTDKEKTLFQPQTGAYQTLAKECVAQGCCIDLFLFPNQYVDVATLSVVPQLTGGSVYKYACFQVENDQERFLSDLRRNVQKVVAFDAVMRVRTSTGIRAVDFFGAFYMSNTTDVELAGLDGDKTVTVEFKHDDRLNEESGALLQCALLYTSCAGQRRLRIHNLALNCCTQLADLYRNCETDTLINYMAKFAYRGVLNSPVKAVRDTLITQCAQILACYRKNCASPSSAGQLILPECMKLLPVYLNCVLKSDVLQPGAEVTTDDRAYVRQLVTSMDVAETNVFFYPRLLPLTKSPIESTTEPPAVRASEERLSNGDIYLLENGLNLFLWVGASVQQGVVQSLFSVSSFSQITSGLSVLPVLDNPLSKKVQGLIDSLRAQRSRYMKLIVVKQEDKLEMLFKHFLVEDKSLSGGASYVDFLCHMHKEIRQLLS; translated from the exons ATGAACGTCAACCAGTCAATTCCACCTGTGCCGCCATTTGGGCAGCCCCAGCCCGTCTACCCAGGGTATCATCAGTCCAGCTACAGTGGGCAGTCAGGGTCCACAGCCCCCACCATTCCCTATGGAGCCTACAACGGCCCAGTACCAGGCTATCAGCAAACACCTCCCCAAG GTATATCAAGAGCTCCACCTTCCTCAGGGGCACCTCCAGCCTCAACAGCACAGGCTGCTTGTGGCCAGGTTGCGTATGGCCAGTTTGGCCAAGGAGATGTACAGAATGGGCCAAGCTCCGCTGTTCAGATGCAAAG GCTGCCTGGGTCTCAGCCATTTGGGTCCCCATTGGCCCCTGTGGGCAACCAGCCAGCTGTGCTTCAGCCCTACGGCCCTCCCCCGACAAGTGCACAGGTGACTGCGCAGCTGGCTGGAATGCAGATTAGCAGTGCTGtcgccccagcccctccctcttCAGAGCTGGGCTATg GCCCACCGACATCGCTGGCTTCAGCCTCAGGAAGTTTCCCTAACTCTGGTCTGTATGGCTCCTATCCTCAGGGCCAGGCTTCTCCTGTTAGCCAGGCCCAAGGTCATCCCGGGATCCAGACTCCCCAGCGATCTGCCCCATCACAGGCCTCCAGCTTCACACCCCCAGCTTCAGGGGGTCCTCGGCTGCCTTCAGTGACTGGTCCACTCCTGCCTGGACAGGGTTTTGGAGCACCCTCAGTGAGCCAGCCCAACCATGTGTCCTCACCTCCTCCTCAAGCTCTGCCCCCTGGCACCCAGATGACTGGGCTCCTGGGACCACCGCCACCTATGCACTCCCCGCAGCAGCCAGGCTATCAGCCCCAACAAAATG GTTCCTTTGGATCAGCCCGGGGCCCTCAGCCTAATTATGGAAGCCCCTACCCAGCAGCACCCACCTTTGGCAGTCAGCCTGGGCTTCCTCAGCCACTGCCTCCTAAGCGCCTGGACCCTGATGCCATCCCAAGCCCT ATTCAGGTCATTGAAGATGACAGGAACAACCGGGGTACAGAGCCATTTGTTACTGGAGTTCGGGGCCAGGTGCCACCCTTAGTCACTACCAACTTCCTGGTGAAAGACCAAG GGAATGCAAGTCCCCGATACATCCGATGTACATCCTATAATATCCCCTGTACATCTGACATGGCTAAGCAGGCTCAGGTGCCCCTGGCAGCAGTCATCAAGCCGCTGGCAAGGCTGCCCCCAGACGAG GCTTCACCATATGTTGTGGACCATGGGGAATCTGGCCCTTTGCGCTGCAACCGCTGCAAAGCATACATGTGCCCCTTTATGCAGTTCATTGAAGGAGGGAGGCGCTTCCAGTGCTGTTTTTGCAGCTGTATCAATGATG TTCCCCCTCAGTATTTTCAGCACCTGGATCATACCGGCAAACGTGTGGATGCTTATGACCGTCCTGAGCTATCCCTGGGCTCTTACGAATTCTTGGCCACCGTAGATTACTGCAAG AACAATAAGTTCCCCAGCCCTCCTGCCTTTATCTTCATGATTGATGTCTCCTACAATGCCATCAGGACTGGTCTTGTTAGGCTCCTCTGTGAGGAGCTCAAGTCACTGTTAGACTTTCTACCTAG GGAGGGTGGGGCAGAAGAGTCAGCAATCCGCGTTGGCTTTGTCACCTACAATAAGGTGCTCCACTTCTACAATGTGAAGAGCTCATTGGCCCAGCCACAGATGATGGTTGTGTCTGATGTGGCAgacatgtttgtgccactgttgGATGGCTTCCTGGTCAACGTCAATGAGTCTCGGGCAGTTATCACCAG CTTATTGGATCAAATTCCAGAAATGTTTGCAGAcacaagagaaacagaaacagtatTTGTCCCAGTTATCCAGGCTGGGATAGAGGCTCTGAAG gcTGCTGAGTGTGCAGGGAAGCTCTTTCTATTCCATACATCCCTGCCTATTGCAGAGGCCCCAGGGAAACTGAAGAACAGAGATGACAGGAAGCTGATCAACACAGACAAGGAGAAG ACTCTATTCCAGCCTCAGACAGGTGCCTATCAGACCCTGGCCAAAGAGTGTGTGGCCCAAGGCTGCTGTATagatctcttcctcttccctaaCCAGTATGTGGATGTGGCCACACTCTCTGTTGTGCCCCAGCTCACTGGTGGCTCTGTCTACAAATATGCTTGCTTTCAG GTGGAGAACGACCAGGAGCGGTTCCTGAGTGACCTGCGTCGTAATGTCCAGAAGGTTGTTGCCTTTGATGCTGTGATGCGGGTCCGGACAAGTACTG GTATCCGTGCTGTAGACTTCTTTGGCGCTTTCTACATGAGCAACACGACAGATGTGGAGCTGGCAGGGCTAGATGGGGACAAAACGGTGACTGTGGAGTTCAAGCATGATGATCGGCTCAATGAAGAGAGCGGAGCCCTCCTGCAG TGTGCCCTGCTTTACACCAGCTGTGCAGGGCAGCGTCGGCTCCGCATCCATAACCTGGCCCTGAACTGCTGCACCCAGCTGGCTGATCTGTATCGAAACTGTGAGACTGACACGCTCATCAACTACATGGCCAAGTTTG CATATCGGGGAGTCCTAAATAGCCCTGTGAAGGCTGTTCGTGACACTCTCATCACCCAGTGTGCCCAGATTCTGGCCTGTTACAGAAAGAACTGCGCTAGCCCCTCCTCTGCAGGACAG CTGATCCTTCCTGAGTGCATGAAGCTACTCCCAGTTTACCTGAACTGTGTGTTGAAGAGTGATGTCCTGCAGCCTGGAGCTGAAGTCACTACTGATGACCGTGCCTATGTCCGACAGCTAGTTACCTCCATGGATGTTGCTGAGACCAATGTCTTCTTCTACCCTCGGCTCCTACCTTTG ACAAAATCTCCCATTGAGAGTACCACCGAGCCACCAGCAGTTCGAGCCTCTGAAGAGCGTCTAAGCAATGGGGATATATATTTGCTGGAGAATGGGCTCAACCTTTTCCTCTGGGTGGGAGCAAGCGTCCAACAGGGTGTTGTCCAGAGCCTTTTCAGCGTCTCCTCCTTCAGTCAGATCACCAGTGGCTTG AGTGTTCTGCCAGTTCTGGATAATCCACTCTCCAAGAAGGTTCAAGGCCTCATTGATAGCTTAAGAGCACAGAGATCACGGTACATGAAG CTTATTGTGGTGAAACAGGAGGACAAGCTGGAGATGCTGTTCAAGCACTTCCTGGTGGAAGACAAGAGTCTGAGTGGGGGAGCATCCTATGTGGACTTTCTCTGTCATATGCACAAGGAAATTCGGCAGCTGCTGAGCTAA
- the SEC24C gene encoding protein transport protein Sec24C isoform X1 produces the protein MNVNQSIPPVPPFGQPQPVYPGYHQSSYSGQSGSTAPTIPYGAYNGPVPGYQQTPPQGISRAPPSSGAPPASTAQAACGQVAYGQFGQGDVQNGPSSAVQMQRLPGSQPFGSPLAPVGNQPAVLQPYGPPPTSAQVTAQLAGMQISSAVAPAPPSSELGYGPPTSLASASGSFPNSGLYGSYPQGQASPVSQAQGHPGIQTPQRSAPSQASSFTPPASGGPRLPSVTGPLLPGQGFGAPSVSQPNHVSSPPPQALPPGTQMTGLLGPPPPMHSPQQPGYQPQQNGSFGSARGPQPNYGSPYPAAPTFGSQPGLPQPLPPKRLDPDAIPSPQLNELPPQQKTRHRIDPDAIPSPIQVIEDDRNNRGTEPFVTGVRGQVPPLVTTNFLVKDQGNASPRYIRCTSYNIPCTSDMAKQAQVPLAAVIKPLARLPPDEASPYVVDHGESGPLRCNRCKAYMCPFMQFIEGGRRFQCCFCSCINDVPPQYFQHLDHTGKRVDAYDRPELSLGSYEFLATVDYCKNNKFPSPPAFIFMIDVSYNAIRTGLVRLLCEELKSLLDFLPREGGAEESAIRVGFVTYNKVLHFYNVKSSLAQPQMMVVSDVADMFVPLLDGFLVNVNESRAVITSLLDQIPEMFADTRETETVFVPVIQAGIEALKAAECAGKLFLFHTSLPIAEAPGKLKNRDDRKLINTDKEKTLFQPQTGAYQTLAKECVAQGCCIDLFLFPNQYVDVATLSVVPQLTGGSVYKYACFQVENDQERFLSDLRRNVQKVVAFDAVMRVRTSTGIRAVDFFGAFYMSNTTDVELAGLDGDKTVTVEFKHDDRLNEESGALLQCALLYTSCAGQRRLRIHNLALNCCTQLADLYRNCETDTLINYMAKFAYRGVLNSPVKAVRDTLITQCAQILACYRKNCASPSSAGQLILPECMKLLPVYLNCVLKSDVLQPGAEVTTDDRAYVRQLVTSMDVAETNVFFYPRLLPLTKSPIESTTEPPAVRASEERLSNGDIYLLENGLNLFLWVGASVQQGVVQSLFSVSSFSQITSGLSVLPVLDNPLSKKVQGLIDSLRAQRSRYMKLIVVKQEDKLEMLFKHFLVEDKSLSGGASYVDFLCHMHKEIRQLLS, from the exons ATGAACGTCAACCAGTCAATTCCACCTGTGCCGCCATTTGGGCAGCCCCAGCCCGTCTACCCAGGGTATCATCAGTCCAGCTACAGTGGGCAGTCAGGGTCCACAGCCCCCACCATTCCCTATGGAGCCTACAACGGCCCAGTACCAGGCTATCAGCAAACACCTCCCCAAG GTATATCAAGAGCTCCACCTTCCTCAGGGGCACCTCCAGCCTCAACAGCACAGGCTGCTTGTGGCCAGGTTGCGTATGGCCAGTTTGGCCAAGGAGATGTACAGAATGGGCCAAGCTCCGCTGTTCAGATGCAAAG GCTGCCTGGGTCTCAGCCATTTGGGTCCCCATTGGCCCCTGTGGGCAACCAGCCAGCTGTGCTTCAGCCCTACGGCCCTCCCCCGACAAGTGCACAGGTGACTGCGCAGCTGGCTGGAATGCAGATTAGCAGTGCTGtcgccccagcccctccctcttCAGAGCTGGGCTATg GCCCACCGACATCGCTGGCTTCAGCCTCAGGAAGTTTCCCTAACTCTGGTCTGTATGGCTCCTATCCTCAGGGCCAGGCTTCTCCTGTTAGCCAGGCCCAAGGTCATCCCGGGATCCAGACTCCCCAGCGATCTGCCCCATCACAGGCCTCCAGCTTCACACCCCCAGCTTCAGGGGGTCCTCGGCTGCCTTCAGTGACTGGTCCACTCCTGCCTGGACAGGGTTTTGGAGCACCCTCAGTGAGCCAGCCCAACCATGTGTCCTCACCTCCTCCTCAAGCTCTGCCCCCTGGCACCCAGATGACTGGGCTCCTGGGACCACCGCCACCTATGCACTCCCCGCAGCAGCCAGGCTATCAGCCCCAACAAAATG GTTCCTTTGGATCAGCCCGGGGCCCTCAGCCTAATTATGGAAGCCCCTACCCAGCAGCACCCACCTTTGGCAGTCAGCCTGGGCTTCCTCAGCCACTGCCTCCTAAGCGCCTGGACCCTGATGCCATCCCAAGCCCT caactCAATGAGCTGCCTCCTCAGCAGAAAACCAGGCACAGAATAGACCCTGATGCCATTCCTAGTCCA ATTCAGGTCATTGAAGATGACAGGAACAACCGGGGTACAGAGCCATTTGTTACTGGAGTTCGGGGCCAGGTGCCACCCTTAGTCACTACCAACTTCCTGGTGAAAGACCAAG GGAATGCAAGTCCCCGATACATCCGATGTACATCCTATAATATCCCCTGTACATCTGACATGGCTAAGCAGGCTCAGGTGCCCCTGGCAGCAGTCATCAAGCCGCTGGCAAGGCTGCCCCCAGACGAG GCTTCACCATATGTTGTGGACCATGGGGAATCTGGCCCTTTGCGCTGCAACCGCTGCAAAGCATACATGTGCCCCTTTATGCAGTTCATTGAAGGAGGGAGGCGCTTCCAGTGCTGTTTTTGCAGCTGTATCAATGATG TTCCCCCTCAGTATTTTCAGCACCTGGATCATACCGGCAAACGTGTGGATGCTTATGACCGTCCTGAGCTATCCCTGGGCTCTTACGAATTCTTGGCCACCGTAGATTACTGCAAG AACAATAAGTTCCCCAGCCCTCCTGCCTTTATCTTCATGATTGATGTCTCCTACAATGCCATCAGGACTGGTCTTGTTAGGCTCCTCTGTGAGGAGCTCAAGTCACTGTTAGACTTTCTACCTAG GGAGGGTGGGGCAGAAGAGTCAGCAATCCGCGTTGGCTTTGTCACCTACAATAAGGTGCTCCACTTCTACAATGTGAAGAGCTCATTGGCCCAGCCACAGATGATGGTTGTGTCTGATGTGGCAgacatgtttgtgccactgttgGATGGCTTCCTGGTCAACGTCAATGAGTCTCGGGCAGTTATCACCAG CTTATTGGATCAAATTCCAGAAATGTTTGCAGAcacaagagaaacagaaacagtatTTGTCCCAGTTATCCAGGCTGGGATAGAGGCTCTGAAG gcTGCTGAGTGTGCAGGGAAGCTCTTTCTATTCCATACATCCCTGCCTATTGCAGAGGCCCCAGGGAAACTGAAGAACAGAGATGACAGGAAGCTGATCAACACAGACAAGGAGAAG ACTCTATTCCAGCCTCAGACAGGTGCCTATCAGACCCTGGCCAAAGAGTGTGTGGCCCAAGGCTGCTGTATagatctcttcctcttccctaaCCAGTATGTGGATGTGGCCACACTCTCTGTTGTGCCCCAGCTCACTGGTGGCTCTGTCTACAAATATGCTTGCTTTCAG GTGGAGAACGACCAGGAGCGGTTCCTGAGTGACCTGCGTCGTAATGTCCAGAAGGTTGTTGCCTTTGATGCTGTGATGCGGGTCCGGACAAGTACTG GTATCCGTGCTGTAGACTTCTTTGGCGCTTTCTACATGAGCAACACGACAGATGTGGAGCTGGCAGGGCTAGATGGGGACAAAACGGTGACTGTGGAGTTCAAGCATGATGATCGGCTCAATGAAGAGAGCGGAGCCCTCCTGCAG TGTGCCCTGCTTTACACCAGCTGTGCAGGGCAGCGTCGGCTCCGCATCCATAACCTGGCCCTGAACTGCTGCACCCAGCTGGCTGATCTGTATCGAAACTGTGAGACTGACACGCTCATCAACTACATGGCCAAGTTTG CATATCGGGGAGTCCTAAATAGCCCTGTGAAGGCTGTTCGTGACACTCTCATCACCCAGTGTGCCCAGATTCTGGCCTGTTACAGAAAGAACTGCGCTAGCCCCTCCTCTGCAGGACAG CTGATCCTTCCTGAGTGCATGAAGCTACTCCCAGTTTACCTGAACTGTGTGTTGAAGAGTGATGTCCTGCAGCCTGGAGCTGAAGTCACTACTGATGACCGTGCCTATGTCCGACAGCTAGTTACCTCCATGGATGTTGCTGAGACCAATGTCTTCTTCTACCCTCGGCTCCTACCTTTG ACAAAATCTCCCATTGAGAGTACCACCGAGCCACCAGCAGTTCGAGCCTCTGAAGAGCGTCTAAGCAATGGGGATATATATTTGCTGGAGAATGGGCTCAACCTTTTCCTCTGGGTGGGAGCAAGCGTCCAACAGGGTGTTGTCCAGAGCCTTTTCAGCGTCTCCTCCTTCAGTCAGATCACCAGTGGCTTG AGTGTTCTGCCAGTTCTGGATAATCCACTCTCCAAGAAGGTTCAAGGCCTCATTGATAGCTTAAGAGCACAGAGATCACGGTACATGAAG CTTATTGTGGTGAAACAGGAGGACAAGCTGGAGATGCTGTTCAAGCACTTCCTGGTGGAAGACAAGAGTCTGAGTGGGGGAGCATCCTATGTGGACTTTCTCTGTCATATGCACAAGGAAATTCGGCAGCTGCTGAGCTAA
- the POFUT4 gene encoding GDP-fucose protein O-fucosyltransferase 4 isoform X3, protein MADGPTGAVLALLGVLSVYAASGSGPVVKETRGEAEWAEPWDGAVFRPPSALGAVGMTRSPRTPRPARAEAGDLPVLLWWSPGLFPHFSGDSERIECARGACVASRNRRALRDSRTRALLFYGTDFRASDAPLPRLAHQSWALLHEESPLNNFLLSHGPGIRLFNLTSTFSRHSDYPLSLQWLPGTAYLRRPVPPLQERAEWRRRGYAPLLYLQSHCDVPADRDRYVRELMRHIPVDSYGKCLQNRELPTARLQDTATATTEDPELLAFLSRYKFHLALENAICNDYMTEKLWRPMHLGAVPVYRGSPSVRDWMPNNHSIILIDDFESPQKLAEFIDFLDKNDEEYMKYLAYKQPGGITNQFLLDSLKHREWGLNDPLLPNYLNGFECFVCDHELARLDAEKAHAASPGDSPIPEPHIAQPSHMDCPMPTPGFGNVEEIPENDSSLVQVRDHCICFRFLWPCSEKGRTHSCAVVP, encoded by the exons ATGGCGGACGGCCCCACTGGGGCGGTGTTGGCCCTCCTGGGGGTGCTCAGTGTCTATGCAGCCAGCGGCTCTGGGCCGGTGGTGAAGGAAACCCGCGGGGAGGCGGAGTGGGCGGAACCATGGGATGGCGCGGTTTTCCGGCCGCCGTCCGCGCTGGGCGCGGTGGGGATGACGCGCAGCCCCAGAACCCCGCGGCCAGCGCGGGCGGAGGCAGGGGACTTGCCAGTGCTGCTGTGGTGGAGCCCAGGGCTGTTCCCTCACTTCTCGGGAGACTCGGAGCGCATCGAGTGTGCGCGCGGGGCGTGCGTGGCGTCCCGGAACCGCCGAGCGCTGAGGGACTCGCGGACGCGCGCGCTGCTCTTCTATGGCACCGACTTCCGCGCGTCTGACGCGCCGCTGCCGCGCTTGGCACACCAGAGCTGGGCGCTCCTGCACGAGGAGTCGCCCCTTAACAACTTCTTGTTGAGCCACGGCCCGGGCATCCGCCTCTTCAATCTTACCTCCACTTTCAGTCGGCACTCAGATTACCCGCTGTCGCTGCAGTGGCTGCCCGGTACCGCCTATCTGCGCCGTCCGGTACCTCCGCTCCAAGAACGCGCGGAGTGGCGGCGCCGCGGCTACGCGCCGCTTCTCTATTTGCAGTCCCACTGCGACGTGCCCGCGGACCGGGACCGCTACGTGCGCGAGCTCATGCGCCACATCCCG GTAGACTCCTACGGGAAATGCCTGCAGAATCGGGAGTTGCCCACCGCGCGGCTACAGGACACAGCCACGGCCACCACCGAGGATCCAGAGCTCTTGGCCTTCTTGTCCCGCTATAAGTTCCACTTGGCCCTGGAAAATGCTATCTGTAACGACTACATGACAGAAAAACTGTGGCGTCCAATGCATCTGGGCGCTGTGCCCGTGTACCGCGGCTCTCCCTCTGTGAGAGACTGGATGCCGAACAATCACTCCATCATTCTGATTGATGATTTTGAGTCGCCACAGAAGCTGGCAGAGTTTATTGACTTTCTGGACAAGAATGATGAGGAATATATGAAATACCTGGCATACAAGCAACCTGGGGGCATCACCAACCAATTCCTTCTGGATAGTCTGAAGCATCGGGAGTGGGGATTGAATGATCCTTTGCTGCCTAACTACCTCAACGGCTTCGAGTGTTTCGTCTGTGACCACGAACTGGCTCGGCTGGATGCGGAGAAAGCCCATGCGGCCTCTCCCGGCGACAGTCCCATCCCTGAGCCCCACATTGCCCAACCCTCACACATGGACTGCCCAATGCCCACACCTGGCTTTGGCAATGTGGAAGAGATTCCTGAGAACGACAG CAG TCTTGTCCAAGTTAGAGACCACTGTATCTGTTTCAGATTTCTTTGGCCCTGCTCAGAGAAAGGCAGGACTCATAGCTGTGCTGTGGTTCCATAA
- the POFUT4 gene encoding GDP-fucose protein O-fucosyltransferase 4 isoform X2 has translation MADGPTGAVLALLGVLSVYAASGSGPVVKETRGEAEWAEPWDGAVFRPPSALGAVGMTRSPRTPRPARAEAGDLPVLLWWSPGLFPHFSGDSERIECARGACVASRNRRALRDSRTRALLFYGTDFRASDAPLPRLAHQSWALLHEESPLNNFLLSHGPGIRLFNLTSTFSRHSDYPLSLQWLPGTAYLRRPVPPLQERAEWRRRGYAPLLYLQSHCDVPADRDRYVRELMRHIPVDSYGKCLQNRELPTARLQDTATATTEDPELLAFLSRYKFHLALENAICNDYMTEKLWRPMHLGAVPVYRGSPSVRDWMPNNHSIILIDDFESPQKLAEFIDFLDKNDEEYMKYLAYKQPGGITNQFLLDSLKHREWGLNDPLLPNYLNGFECFVCDHELARLDAEKAHAASPGDSPIPEPHIAQPSHMDCPMPTPGFGNVEEIPENDSWKEMWLQDYWQGLDQGEALTAMIHNNETQQRKFWDYLHEIFMKRQHL, from the exons ATGGCGGACGGCCCCACTGGGGCGGTGTTGGCCCTCCTGGGGGTGCTCAGTGTCTATGCAGCCAGCGGCTCTGGGCCGGTGGTGAAGGAAACCCGCGGGGAGGCGGAGTGGGCGGAACCATGGGATGGCGCGGTTTTCCGGCCGCCGTCCGCGCTGGGCGCGGTGGGGATGACGCGCAGCCCCAGAACCCCGCGGCCAGCGCGGGCGGAGGCAGGGGACTTGCCAGTGCTGCTGTGGTGGAGCCCAGGGCTGTTCCCTCACTTCTCGGGAGACTCGGAGCGCATCGAGTGTGCGCGCGGGGCGTGCGTGGCGTCCCGGAACCGCCGAGCGCTGAGGGACTCGCGGACGCGCGCGCTGCTCTTCTATGGCACCGACTTCCGCGCGTCTGACGCGCCGCTGCCGCGCTTGGCACACCAGAGCTGGGCGCTCCTGCACGAGGAGTCGCCCCTTAACAACTTCTTGTTGAGCCACGGCCCGGGCATCCGCCTCTTCAATCTTACCTCCACTTTCAGTCGGCACTCAGATTACCCGCTGTCGCTGCAGTGGCTGCCCGGTACCGCCTATCTGCGCCGTCCGGTACCTCCGCTCCAAGAACGCGCGGAGTGGCGGCGCCGCGGCTACGCGCCGCTTCTCTATTTGCAGTCCCACTGCGACGTGCCCGCGGACCGGGACCGCTACGTGCGCGAGCTCATGCGCCACATCCCG GTAGACTCCTACGGGAAATGCCTGCAGAATCGGGAGTTGCCCACCGCGCGGCTACAGGACACAGCCACGGCCACCACCGAGGATCCAGAGCTCTTGGCCTTCTTGTCCCGCTATAAGTTCCACTTGGCCCTGGAAAATGCTATCTGTAACGACTACATGACAGAAAAACTGTGGCGTCCAATGCATCTGGGCGCTGTGCCCGTGTACCGCGGCTCTCCCTCTGTGAGAGACTGGATGCCGAACAATCACTCCATCATTCTGATTGATGATTTTGAGTCGCCACAGAAGCTGGCAGAGTTTATTGACTTTCTGGACAAGAATGATGAGGAATATATGAAATACCTGGCATACAAGCAACCTGGGGGCATCACCAACCAATTCCTTCTGGATAGTCTGAAGCATCGGGAGTGGGGATTGAATGATCCTTTGCTGCCTAACTACCTCAACGGCTTCGAGTGTTTCGTCTGTGACCACGAACTGGCTCGGCTGGATGCGGAGAAAGCCCATGCGGCCTCTCCCGGCGACAGTCCCATCCCTGAGCCCCACATTGCCCAACCCTCACACATGGACTGCCCAATGCCCACACCTGGCTTTGGCAATGTGGAAGAGATTCCTGAGAACGACAG